In one Streptomyces sp. T12 genomic region, the following are encoded:
- a CDS encoding TatD family hydrolase gives MPSNASDKHAAPPLPEPLRVPVADSHTHLDMQSGTVEEGLAKAASVGVTTVVQVGCDVRGSQWAAETAARYDAVHATVALHPNEAPRIVHGDPDGWSRQGAREPGGAAALDEALAEIDRLAALEQVRGVGETGLDYFRTGPEGKEAQEASFRAHIEIAKRHGKALVIHDRDAHADVLRILKEEGAPERTVFHCYSGDAEMAQVCARAGYYMSFAGNVTFKNAQNLRDAVAVAPLELLLVETDAPFLTPAPYRGRPNAPYLIPITVRAMAAVRGIDEDALAAALGSNTAHAFGY, from the coding sequence ATGCCTTCGAACGCCTCCGACAAGCACGCCGCCCCGCCCCTCCCGGAACCCCTCCGGGTGCCGGTCGCCGACTCCCACACCCACCTCGACATGCAGTCCGGCACGGTGGAGGAGGGCCTGGCGAAGGCGGCGTCGGTCGGGGTGACGACGGTCGTGCAGGTGGGCTGTGACGTACGCGGCTCGCAGTGGGCGGCCGAGACGGCGGCGCGGTACGACGCCGTGCACGCGACCGTCGCCCTGCACCCGAACGAGGCTCCGCGCATCGTGCACGGCGACCCCGACGGCTGGTCACGGCAGGGCGCACGCGAACCCGGGGGCGCGGCGGCGCTCGACGAGGCGCTCGCGGAGATCGACCGGCTGGCCGCGTTGGAGCAGGTCAGGGGTGTCGGCGAGACCGGCCTCGACTACTTCCGCACCGGGCCCGAGGGTAAGGAGGCGCAGGAGGCGTCCTTCCGCGCCCACATCGAGATCGCCAAGCGGCACGGAAAGGCCCTGGTCATCCACGACCGCGACGCCCACGCGGACGTCCTGCGCATCCTGAAGGAGGAGGGCGCCCCCGAGCGGACCGTCTTCCACTGCTACTCCGGGGACGCCGAGATGGCCCAGGTGTGCGCCCGCGCCGGCTACTACATGTCCTTCGCCGGCAACGTCACCTTCAAGAACGCCCAGAACCTGCGGGACGCGGTGGCGGTGGCCCCGCTGGAGCTGCTCCTCGTGGAGACCGACGCGCCCTTCCTCACGCCGGCCCCGTACCGCGGACGGCCCAACGCGCCGTATCTCATTCCGATCACGGTGCGCGCCATGGCCGCCGTGCGGGGCATCGACGAGGACGCGCTGGCGGCGGCACTCGGCTCGAACACGGCACATGCCTTCGGCTACTGA